In Synchiropus splendidus isolate RoL2022-P1 chromosome 7, RoL_Sspl_1.0, whole genome shotgun sequence, the genomic window GTTCATGTACCATTCTCAATCTTCAGCCGGTCCTGCAGTGGAGCTACATTAACCAGCTGCAACACCAGGGGTCGCCTGGTCACTATTCCAGATCCTCGAGGCAAAAAGTCCCGTCCAACCAGGCTCTCCAGCACCGAGCTCTTCCCACTACTCTGATGGGAGGAAAGAAGAGGTTTTACAGCATCGTTGGAGGACAACAGCGATGCCGTACAGCGACATCCGCGTACCTGAGACCCGACCACAACTATCTGGGGCAGCTGGACGACCTCAGCACCCACAGTGAGGAAGACCTCCTGCAGCCGGTTGATGGTGGGAATCAGACTCTCCATCCTTCCGCTTCGGCTCGCTCACTGGAAACTGAAGATGGGCGAGCACTCACGCAaatgtggaaaaacatttaccGGACACACGCTACATCCAGCCCAGTCATCAGAATTGGGCTGAACGACAAACAAATACTGaaacagaggaaacacaagtgaTGCATTGTCGATGGATTCTCATGTTTACAGAATGTTGGAAGGGCAGTGGTCCTGATGGGAGACGCGAACCCGCCCCGGACCACTCAGACCGAGGAGTACATGCACATGGCGAGCGGGGTTACATCTTAAATTTCAGTCAAATTGCAATATGCACCGACATAAAAACGTTACGAAGCAATGAAAGCAAAGCAACAGGAAGCTGCTGCGGTTAGCCGGCACATGCTAGCGGCTGCTCAATAGGAAACGAGTCTATGGCTAGCACAAAGCTAAACGTCGTCGATAACAAACTCGAGCTATTTCTCACCTTTCTGCTGTTCTTCGAAGATCCTTTTGACTAACTGACGCGTGACATATTCGGGCAATGCAGGAGGACAATCAAAGCATTGAAATTGAAGACACAAACCGGCGGGTGATTCAAAATCAGCAGCAAAAAACACAAGCGTCAGTTAGCCAAGTAGGCGGGTCATGTGTCACGTTCCTGGCAGGCGATTGGTTAAAATCTGACAGCTAAGTTGATCATAAGACGTGCGATTTAATAGTCGctattactttcatttttttattaaggTTTAATGAGATAGGAAGCCAAATCACATCATGACATCAAAACTGCCTTCCTGTTTATATAGAAATCATAAAACACTCATAATATTCACGGTAGAATGTGCATTACCTGATCACAgagcaggaagaaaaacaatattgagTCAGAAATAATAAATAGCTTTCAAAACAGTCCTCCCATAGAAACAGCAGGCAGCATGAATGACTCCTCTGTTCACTTATGGTGTGATCAGGTCTTGTGACTTTACTGCAGGATTGATTCCGTGAACATCTTGAGATACTGTTTCTTATCCAAGTCCTTGAtaggaggagaagaaagtgcAGTTGACAAACAACCACTGGTCAGCTACACAATAAACTCCCGGAAGAGAAATTCATTGTTTGTTTCGCATTGGCTTCGCACATTTTCAGCTGCGCACATCCCAACACAAAGTTACAATAACTTTTACATTCTATTGTTTCAGTCCATGTACGAAGTGTCCATGCTGTCGCCGTCTGGGTAAAGGAGTCTACCAGCCAAGCGCTCGATGTCATCAAGACTCAGCTGTCGAAGGGATCGCTCATAATCCTGCGGGAGGGGAAAGATTAAACTGGCATTCTCTAGTTTGATTATTTTGCAAGTTTACCTTTATAAGCTGTTCATGAACTTTAGCAGCATCTGCAGGACTAAAGTGTCTTGCCAGAATAGTGGAGAGAGTCTGCCACACTCCAGTTTGTGAGTTGCTGTTACTGCTGCTTGCTGCCGTTCCAGGAACACCAGTCCGCTCCCCCACTGGACGAACTACTAGATTTAATTTA contains:
- the ubl4a gene encoding ubiquitin-like protein 4A, which produces MIITVKPLQGKECSINVNEDEKVSTVKDLVAQCLSIPANQQRLLFKGKALADEHRLCDYSIGPEAKLNLVVRPVGERTGVPGTAASSSNSNSQTGVWQTLSTILARHFSPADAAKVHEQLIKDYERSLRQLSLDDIERLAGRLLYPDGDSMDTSYMD